A DNA window from Luteolibacter luteus contains the following coding sequences:
- the mfd gene encoding transcription-repair coupling factor, with protein sequence MPRKADAQDDWLLRAIGQPDFEQRLALAASGAGSVLFEHVDEAAHAWLAAVLCRHLNESGKHRLWLVCQGPRQRERLSAELELWGVQADDLPEMPVELEGGQLADPEAAAARLEVLDTAAQKKTCVILCGPDAFSQAAPSPAELAGSRITVRQGTEADPLDLAAKLSAHGYDRVTTVQGRGQFAVRGGILDVFPWQGGHPLRIEFFDTEVDSLREFDVDTQASIAKLDQAELLLAEPELEATVADYVRPDDVLIAFEEAEVDAKLRITSGAAPGEGEEDFTTACFGSPLGTFEAGDFVLEQSRRQRFFDQLDEWRAQDWKIGMVFSNKGEEDRFVELAGQDTIGDVVRLRGELVQGFTVPAARMAVLSSSELFGRYRTPGTLKRSRHEGHRVLTARASLDDIEEGDLVVHHEYGIGRFRGIAPGETGEEISIEYKDGGLLSVPIDQAHLVAKYVGLGGKTPDLNKLGGAAWKNIRKSAEKSILDYAAQLLRVQAERQAEPGIPHPPDSRWMWEFENSFHFTETPDQRRAIEQSKRDMESTKPMDRLICGDVGFGKTEVAIRAAFKAATGGMQVAILVPTTVLAEQHWRTFRERMSDYPIRVDLLNRFRTPAQVRDTIQGLADGSVDIVIGTHRLISGDVEFKNLGLAVVDEEQRFGVKHKEKFKELFSRIDVMTLSATPIPRTLYMALMGARDMSTIDTPPPNRLPVHTSVVQYDERIIREAIQREMKRGGQVFFLHNRVKSIEMMRKKLEELVPEARILVGHGQMEKDELEVVMRKFVHGEADILLATTIIETGIDIPNANTILIDRADRFGLADLYQLRGRVGRAGEKAYAILLLPRDFITAGDARKRIHAIKQYTALGSGFKIAMRDLEIRGAGNLLGTKQSGHIAAVGFDLYCQLLRQSVDRLQGKVPKARVEASFRSDFVAFSENEFARGSGDGPLLPAYLPNSWLGETQLRVGAYRELAEAMSLKELDAVEARWKDRFGRLPEPAENLITVGRLRLLAANKGVASVEIKGQRLMLQRGGDYIMLEGRRFPRLTSEKPKQKLLEAVEMLKVL encoded by the coding sequence GTGCCCCGCAAGGCGGATGCCCAGGACGACTGGCTGTTGCGGGCAATCGGGCAGCCGGATTTCGAGCAGCGCCTGGCCCTCGCGGCCTCGGGTGCGGGGAGCGTCTTGTTTGAGCACGTCGATGAGGCCGCCCATGCCTGGCTGGCTGCCGTGCTCTGCCGGCACCTGAACGAATCGGGGAAACACCGCCTCTGGCTGGTCTGCCAAGGCCCGCGCCAACGCGAGCGGCTCTCCGCGGAACTCGAGCTCTGGGGCGTCCAGGCCGATGACCTGCCGGAGATGCCCGTGGAGCTCGAAGGCGGGCAGCTCGCCGATCCGGAAGCCGCCGCCGCACGCTTGGAGGTGCTGGATACCGCCGCGCAGAAAAAGACCTGCGTGATCCTCTGCGGGCCGGATGCCTTTTCCCAAGCGGCTCCCTCGCCCGCCGAACTCGCAGGCAGCCGCATCACCGTGCGCCAAGGCACGGAGGCGGATCCGCTCGATCTCGCGGCGAAGCTTTCCGCACATGGCTACGACCGCGTGACCACGGTGCAGGGCCGCGGCCAATTCGCGGTGCGCGGCGGCATCCTCGATGTCTTCCCTTGGCAAGGCGGCCACCCGCTCCGCATCGAGTTCTTCGATACCGAGGTAGATTCGCTACGGGAGTTCGATGTCGATACCCAGGCATCCATCGCGAAGCTCGATCAAGCCGAGCTGCTACTCGCCGAGCCGGAGCTGGAAGCCACCGTCGCGGACTACGTGCGCCCGGATGACGTGCTCATCGCCTTCGAGGAAGCGGAGGTGGACGCCAAACTCCGCATCACATCCGGAGCCGCTCCGGGCGAGGGTGAGGAAGACTTCACCACCGCCTGCTTCGGCAGCCCGCTAGGCACCTTTGAAGCGGGAGACTTCGTGCTGGAGCAATCCCGCCGCCAACGTTTCTTTGATCAGCTCGACGAATGGCGAGCACAGGATTGGAAGATCGGCATGGTCTTCTCGAACAAGGGCGAGGAAGACCGCTTCGTCGAGCTTGCCGGGCAAGACACCATCGGTGATGTGGTCCGCCTGCGCGGTGAGTTGGTGCAGGGCTTCACCGTGCCCGCCGCGCGCATGGCGGTGCTCTCCTCCAGCGAGCTCTTCGGCCGCTACCGCACGCCCGGCACGCTGAAGCGCTCGCGGCATGAGGGACACCGCGTACTCACTGCGCGTGCCTCGCTCGATGACATCGAGGAAGGCGATCTCGTGGTGCACCATGAGTATGGCATCGGCCGCTTCCGGGGCATCGCCCCCGGCGAGACCGGTGAGGAAATCTCGATCGAATACAAGGACGGCGGCTTGCTCTCGGTGCCGATCGATCAGGCGCATCTCGTCGCCAAGTATGTCGGTCTCGGCGGGAAGACGCCGGACCTGAACAAGCTCGGCGGCGCAGCATGGAAGAACATCCGCAAGAGCGCCGAGAAATCGATCCTCGATTACGCCGCCCAGCTCCTCCGCGTGCAGGCGGAGCGCCAGGCAGAGCCCGGCATCCCCCACCCGCCCGATTCGCGCTGGATGTGGGAGTTCGAGAACTCCTTCCACTTCACGGAGACGCCCGACCAACGCCGCGCGATCGAGCAATCGAAACGCGACATGGAATCGACGAAGCCGATGGACCGCCTGATCTGCGGAGATGTCGGCTTTGGCAAGACCGAGGTCGCCATCCGTGCGGCCTTCAAGGCGGCGACCGGTGGCATGCAGGTGGCCATTCTCGTGCCCACCACGGTGCTCGCAGAGCAGCACTGGCGGACCTTCCGCGAGCGGATGAGCGATTACCCGATCCGTGTGGATCTCTTGAACCGCTTCCGCACGCCCGCCCAGGTGCGGGATACCATTCAAGGCCTCGCCGATGGTTCGGTGGACATCGTCATCGGCACCCACCGCCTGATCTCCGGGGATGTGGAGTTCAAGAACCTCGGCCTCGCGGTGGTCGATGAAGAGCAGCGCTTCGGCGTGAAGCATAAGGAGAAGTTCAAGGAACTCTTCAGCCGCATCGACGTGATGACCCTCTCCGCCACGCCGATTCCCCGCACGCTCTACATGGCGCTGATGGGTGCGCGGGACATGTCCACCATCGACACCCCGCCGCCGAACCGCCTCCCGGTGCACACCAGCGTGGTGCAATATGACGAGCGGATCATCCGCGAGGCGATCCAACGCGAGATGAAGCGTGGCGGCCAGGTCTTCTTCCTGCACAACCGCGTGAAGAGCATCGAGATGATGCGCAAGAAGCTCGAAGAGCTGGTGCCAGAAGCTCGCATCCTCGTCGGCCACGGCCAGATGGAGAAAGACGAGCTGGAAGTGGTGATGCGGAAATTCGTCCACGGCGAAGCCGATATCCTGCTGGCCACCACCATCATCGAGACGGGCATCGATATCCCGAACGCGAACACCATTCTCATCGATCGTGCCGACCGATTCGGACTGGCAGACCTCTATCAGCTCCGCGGCCGCGTGGGCCGTGCGGGGGAAAAGGCCTACGCGATCCTGCTGCTGCCGCGCGATTTCATCACCGCGGGCGATGCCCGGAAACGCATCCACGCCATCAAGCAGTACACCGCGCTCGGCTCCGGCTTCAAGATCGCCATGCGCGACCTGGAGATCCGCGGCGCCGGCAATCTGTTAGGCACGAAGCAGAGCGGCCACATCGCAGCGGTGGGCTTCGATCTCTACTGCCAGCTCTTGCGGCAATCGGTGGACCGATTGCAAGGCAAGGTCCCGAAGGCACGCGTCGAGGCGAGCTTCCGCAGCGACTTCGTGGCCTTTTCCGAGAACGAATTCGCCCGGGGTTCCGGCGATGGTCCGCTGCTTCCCGCCTACCTGCCGAACTCGTGGCTCGGTGAAACGCAGCTGCGCGTCGGTGCCTATCGCGAGCTCGCGGAAGCGATGAGCCTGAAGGAGCTCGATGCCGTGGAAGCACGCTGGAAAGACCGCTTCGGCCGTCTTCCGGAACCTGCGGAAAACCTCATCACGGTGGGCCGCTTGCGACTTCTGGCGGCGAACAAGGGCGTAGCCTCCGTTGAGATCAAAGGCCAGCGCCTCATGCTTCAGCGCGGCGGCGATTACATCATGCTCGAAGGACGCCGCTTCCCGCGCCTCACCTCGGAGAAGCCAAAGCAGAAGCTGCTGGAAGCCGTGGAAATGCTGAAGGTGCTGTAG
- a CDS encoding discoidin domain-containing protein — MKNPRYPIWGALCSLITAAHCAPVTWTTGPTSIDAQNENSISLNGTLFHAGSWGPGGTTAPITLTLPSETITFENLTAGATLGTLNAIATGGEFTNNDLWIPTTTPDANFLSVMRGMNPDGPNPKVVTVGRLVVGKQYQVQLFTSDDRACCSGRTQEWSDNSTDGLGSETSTFTMGSSSYVIGTFTANATTQNFYVRGVAQGQTGVTAYILRDLSPDTDGDGIPDHVEIPSPILNENDPADAEADPDNDEVTNLVEYQKGLDMNDNDTDNDGLLDGEEVNIYFTNPKVVDTDGDSIGDAEEFDLNGNPLLTDTDADFFPDGYEKLAGTQLDNSSSTPGSLHITNAGALLGSDLTDPENDINDSTPAGANFNWVSATASSKASFGADESAFNVFDNKVGGGEMKWCCDGANPSQNVTVQFAQYTRLSHFTITSQNDGADFDPRVWEIQGSNDGTNFATIARIDYPNVSIWTGRNQTLRVDLPTPSLPYKYFRYIFFRTGGGQHALNELEYFGTQSNTDGDTDGLPLLYEQVYSSFLNDANAADAAADQDGDTLSNLTEFNMGTKPDVKDSDGDGLDDNLEGPVGANPLVADTDGDGLPDGQEVTLGTSPTNGDSDGDHFRDAYEVTAGSDPTDFDSTPGDVVITARGNGAGALIGGDITDPDNNGNDSTDLGSGFDWASITATSKASFSPSEGAFNIFDNKLGGGEAKWCCDPAPQSVTIQMPASVALTHFTIASSNDAPERDPRVFAIQGSNDGVTFTNIFSLNDPGASLWTSRDQVVEFTLPAPAANYTYLRYSVTATAGTMHALGEIEFFGNQGTVSDTDGDGMPNFWEVQYGLNPNSNADKTTDLDNDGLNNFDEYTVGTIPNDNDTDDDQLLDGAEAPAGGNPLDPDTDDDTLPDGPEVNTYGSRPDLRDTDSDNFGDAYEVARGTNPANASSTPFGATLQFLGTGTGALLGRDVTDRDNDGSDATPAGSGFDWTSITATTKADFGGNEGTFNVFDNKVGGGEAKMCCDPPPMDITVNLPYAVRLTHFTVTSSNDSPARDPRVWSVQGSNDGVTFTDIYTHLDTSAEVWTARDQVARFNLASAAPAYTWIRFHVASTGGNQVALGEIEYFGIEQDTDGDGLPDFYEVKNSSFLSPTNPNDAALDQDGDGLSNLLEYQNHTNPQIGDSDQDGLTDLAEVNGDTDPLLADTDGDQIIDGAEVHWGSDPTAVDSLPNFPAVDWGTATNITGNLSDFITTGTLVHAWTGGGTEVNVPGVATFSPGPSLGGRETGVDPFARANADYDALLDAASTAGQARFLEVRGLIPGQSYRIQVWVADTRTGNEGRSWNVGTYDLDDESVTLESGEAGNEAAKPGQFVTGTFVASYETHYIYIEGLTTGGAQYNAVTVHMTSVPPQPAKVTSITRVGNSVQITVTNLDTTKSYKLRRSSPTLTGFADLQGPFTPSGTTQVLTDNAPPAGKAFYIIQDVP, encoded by the coding sequence ATGAAAAACCCTCGATACCCCATATGGGGAGCACTATGCTCCCTCATCACGGCCGCGCACTGCGCACCCGTGACTTGGACCACTGGTCCGACGTCGATCGACGCCCAGAACGAAAATTCGATCAGCCTGAACGGCACCCTCTTCCATGCAGGGTCCTGGGGCCCCGGTGGCACCACCGCTCCCATCACGCTGACGCTTCCTTCCGAGACGATCACGTTCGAAAATCTCACCGCAGGTGCCACCCTTGGCACTCTGAACGCGATTGCGACCGGCGGTGAGTTCACGAACAACGATCTGTGGATCCCCACCACCACGCCGGATGCGAATTTCCTCTCGGTCATGCGCGGCATGAACCCGGACGGTCCGAACCCGAAGGTCGTGACGGTCGGCCGTCTGGTGGTAGGCAAGCAATATCAGGTCCAGCTCTTCACTTCCGATGACCGCGCCTGCTGCAGTGGTCGCACGCAGGAATGGAGCGACAACTCCACCGATGGCCTCGGCTCGGAGACCTCCACCTTCACGATGGGCTCCAGCAGCTACGTGATCGGCACCTTCACCGCAAATGCCACCACGCAGAATTTCTATGTCCGTGGCGTGGCCCAAGGTCAGACCGGCGTCACCGCCTACATCCTGCGCGATCTCTCGCCGGATACCGACGGTGACGGCATTCCCGACCATGTCGAGATCCCCTCGCCCATTCTGAACGAGAACGACCCGGCTGATGCCGAGGCCGATCCGGACAATGACGAGGTGACCAATCTTGTCGAGTACCAGAAGGGACTCGATATGAACGACAACGACACCGACAACGACGGCCTGCTAGATGGCGAAGAGGTGAATATCTACTTCACCAATCCCAAGGTGGTCGACACCGACGGTGACAGCATCGGCGATGCGGAAGAGTTCGACCTCAACGGCAATCCTCTGCTGACGGATACCGATGCCGACTTCTTCCCGGACGGCTACGAGAAACTGGCGGGCACCCAGCTCGACAACTCCTCGAGCACGCCGGGCAGCCTGCATATCACGAACGCCGGCGCCCTGCTCGGCAGTGACCTGACGGATCCGGAAAACGACATCAATGACTCCACCCCCGCGGGTGCGAATTTCAACTGGGTCAGTGCCACCGCCAGCTCGAAGGCGAGCTTCGGTGCCGATGAGTCCGCCTTCAACGTCTTCGACAACAAGGTCGGCGGCGGCGAAATGAAGTGGTGCTGCGACGGGGCCAACCCGAGCCAGAACGTGACCGTGCAATTCGCGCAATACACGCGACTCTCGCACTTCACCATCACGTCTCAGAATGACGGTGCCGACTTCGATCCACGGGTCTGGGAGATCCAGGGATCGAACGACGGGACCAACTTCGCCACGATCGCCCGCATCGATTACCCGAACGTATCGATTTGGACCGGTCGCAACCAGACCCTGCGCGTCGACCTGCCCACGCCATCCCTGCCCTACAAGTACTTCCGCTACATCTTCTTCCGCACCGGTGGAGGACAGCACGCTCTCAATGAGCTCGAGTACTTCGGCACGCAAAGCAATACCGACGGCGATACCGACGGGCTGCCATTGCTCTACGAGCAAGTCTACAGCAGCTTCCTCAATGACGCGAACGCGGCCGACGCCGCCGCGGACCAGGATGGCGATACACTGAGCAACCTCACGGAATTCAACATGGGCACCAAGCCCGATGTGAAGGACTCCGATGGCGACGGTCTTGATGACAACCTCGAAGGCCCTGTCGGCGCGAATCCACTGGTGGCCGATACCGATGGCGACGGCCTGCCTGACGGACAGGAAGTCACGCTCGGCACATCCCCGACCAACGGCGACAGCGATGGCGACCATTTCCGCGATGCCTACGAAGTGACGGCCGGTAGCGATCCGACCGACTTCGACAGCACCCCGGGAGACGTCGTCATTACCGCCCGCGGCAATGGTGCGGGTGCCCTGATCGGCGGTGACATCACCGACCCGGACAACAACGGCAACGACTCCACTGATCTCGGCTCCGGCTTTGATTGGGCAAGCATCACCGCTACCTCGAAGGCGAGCTTCAGCCCGAGCGAAGGTGCCTTCAATATCTTCGACAACAAGCTCGGCGGTGGTGAGGCAAAGTGGTGCTGCGATCCAGCGCCTCAAAGCGTGACCATACAGATGCCGGCCAGCGTGGCACTCACCCACTTCACCATCGCTTCGTCGAACGACGCACCGGAGCGCGATCCGCGTGTCTTCGCGATCCAAGGATCGAATGACGGTGTAACCTTCACGAATATCTTCAGCCTCAATGATCCGGGCGCGTCCCTTTGGACCAGCCGCGATCAGGTGGTGGAGTTCACCCTGCCCGCACCGGCAGCGAACTACACCTACCTTCGTTACTCGGTCACCGCGACAGCGGGTACCATGCACGCACTGGGTGAGATCGAATTCTTCGGCAACCAAGGCACCGTCTCGGACACCGATGGCGATGGCATGCCGAACTTCTGGGAAGTCCAGTACGGACTGAATCCGAACAGCAATGCCGACAAGACGACCGACCTCGACAACGACGGACTGAACAACTTCGACGAATACACGGTCGGCACGATCCCGAACGACAATGACACCGACGACGACCAGCTGCTCGATGGCGCTGAAGCCCCGGCTGGTGGCAATCCGCTCGATCCGGATACGGACGACGACACCCTGCCGGACGGCCCTGAAGTGAACACTTACGGTTCGCGCCCCGACTTGCGAGACACCGACAGCGACAACTTCGGCGACGCCTACGAGGTCGCACGTGGCACGAATCCCGCAAACGCTTCGAGCACGCCCTTCGGTGCGACCTTGCAATTCCTCGGCACCGGAACCGGCGCCTTGCTCGGCCGCGACGTCACCGACCGCGACAACGACGGCAGCGATGCCACACCGGCCGGCAGCGGCTTCGACTGGACCAGCATCACCGCCACCACCAAGGCGGACTTCGGCGGCAATGAAGGCACCTTCAACGTCTTCGACAACAAGGTCGGCGGCGGCGAAGCCAAGATGTGCTGCGATCCTCCTCCGATGGATATCACCGTGAATCTGCCCTACGCCGTACGGCTCACGCACTTCACCGTGACCTCCTCGAACGACTCCCCGGCCCGCGATCCACGCGTGTGGTCCGTCCAGGGATCGAATGACGGCGTGACCTTCACGGACATCTACACCCACCTGGATACCAGCGCCGAGGTGTGGACCGCCCGCGATCAGGTCGCCCGTTTCAACCTCGCCTCCGCAGCCCCGGCTTACACATGGATCCGCTTCCATGTGGCCAGCACCGGCGGTAACCAGGTGGCGCTCGGAGAGATCGAATACTTCGGCATCGAACAGGATACCGATGGCGACGGGCTGCCGGACTTCTATGAGGTCAAGAACAGCAGCTTCCTCTCGCCGACCAATCCGAACGATGCGGCACTGGACCAGGATGGTGACGGACTCAGCAACCTGCTCGAATACCAGAACCACACCAATCCGCAGATCGGTGACAGCGATCAGGACGGTCTCACCGACCTGGCCGAAGTGAATGGCGACACCGACCCGCTGCTTGCGGACACCGATGGCGACCAGATCATCGACGGTGCCGAGGTCCATTGGGGCAGCGATCCGACAGCGGTGGACAGCCTGCCGAACTTCCCGGCAGTCGATTGGGGCACGGCCACCAATATCACGGGCAACCTCAGCGACTTCATCACCACCGGCACCCTGGTCCACGCATGGACCGGCGGCGGCACGGAAGTGAATGTCCCCGGAGTGGCCACCTTCTCGCCGGGCCCCTCACTGGGTGGCCGGGAAACGGGAGTGGATCCCTTCGCCCGCGCCAATGCGGACTACGATGCGCTCCTTGATGCGGCCAGCACTGCCGGACAAGCACGCTTCCTCGAAGTCCGCGGGCTGATCCCCGGTCAGAGCTATCGCATCCAAGTCTGGGTCGCAGACACCCGCACGGGCAACGAAGGCCGCAGCTGGAATGTCGGCACCTACGACCTCGACGACGAGAGCGTGACGCTGGAATCCGGCGAAGCGGGCAATGAAGCGGCCAAGCCTGGCCAATTCGTGACCGGCACCTTCGTCGCCAGCTACGAGACCCACTACATCTACATCGAGGGTCTTACCACAGGGGGAGCCCAGTACAATGCGGTGACCGTCCACATGACTTCGGTGCCTCCGCAACCGGCGAAGGTTACCAGCATCACCCGCGTGGGCAACAGCGTCCAGATCACGGTGACCAACCTTGATACCACGAAGAGCTACAAGCTGCGCCGTAGCTCGCCCACCCTCACTGGCTTCGCCGATCTGCAAGGCCCCTTCACCCCGAGCGGAACCACGCAGGTCCTGACGGACAATGCGCCGCCCGCGGGCAAGGCCTTCTACATCATTCAAGACGTTCCGTAA
- the trpS gene encoding tryptophan--tRNA ligase, producing the protein MRILTGLQPSGKLHVGNYFGAMEPAVRLQDEGEAFYFIANYHAMTTVKNPDELRAYTRELAIDFLAAGLDPERSTFFLQSSVPEVNELAWILSNVCPVSQLEKAHSYKDKIAHGFSPQHGLFAYPVLMAADILLYDTNCVPVGKDQKQHLEITRDLAGKINEAYGEGTLVIPEPMIREATGVVPGLDGQKMSKSYNNTLPLFADPAEVKKLIMKKLVTDATPLEDPKPKEGSTLLALYRLMAKDEDVAAMEADYDRGGIGYGDFKKRLLEAYLERFEPMRLRREELLADPGYVDQVLAKGAEKARAAAAPVIDRVRKAVGLA; encoded by the coding sequence ATGCGTATTTTGACCGGGCTGCAACCCAGCGGGAAACTCCATGTGGGCAACTATTTCGGGGCCATGGAGCCTGCCGTGCGTTTGCAGGATGAAGGCGAGGCCTTCTATTTCATCGCGAACTATCACGCGATGACCACGGTGAAAAATCCGGATGAACTACGGGCATACACCCGCGAACTGGCCATCGATTTCTTGGCCGCCGGTCTGGATCCGGAGCGCTCCACCTTCTTCCTTCAGAGCTCCGTTCCCGAAGTCAATGAACTCGCCTGGATCCTTTCGAATGTCTGCCCGGTGAGCCAGCTGGAGAAGGCGCATTCGTACAAGGACAAGATCGCCCATGGCTTCTCCCCGCAACACGGCCTCTTCGCCTATCCGGTGCTGATGGCAGCGGATATCCTGCTCTACGACACGAATTGCGTGCCGGTGGGGAAGGACCAGAAGCAGCACCTTGAGATCACCCGCGATCTCGCGGGCAAGATCAACGAAGCTTACGGGGAAGGCACCCTGGTGATTCCCGAGCCGATGATCCGCGAGGCCACCGGTGTGGTGCCGGGGCTGGATGGCCAGAAGATGAGCAAGAGCTACAACAACACGCTCCCGCTTTTCGCCGATCCGGCGGAAGTGAAGAAGCTCATCATGAAGAAGCTGGTGACTGATGCCACGCCGCTGGAAGATCCGAAGCCGAAGGAAGGCTCCACCTTGCTCGCGCTCTATCGCCTGATGGCGAAGGATGAGGACGTGGCAGCGATGGAAGCGGACTACGATCGCGGCGGCATCGGCTACGGTGATTTCAAGAAGCGCCTGCTGGAGGCTTATCTCGAGCGCTTCGAGCCGATGCGTTTGCGGCGCGAGGAGCTGCTGGCGGATCCCGGCTATGTGGATCAAGTGCTGGCGAAAGGCGCGGAGAAGGCACGCGCTGCGGCGGCACCGGTGATCGACCGCGTCCGCAAGGCGGTGGGCTTGGCCTGA
- a CDS encoding GMC family oxidoreductase: protein MPIITPRKTLPSYDVLIVGSGAAGGMSAYTLCKQGLKVLMLEAGRNYDPEKETPMFQRNDQAPLRGIATPEKPFGFFDATVGGGWTVPDEPYRVRREGEEGWHDARDWNAKSTKQSFTWWRPRMLGGRTNHWGRISLRMGPYDFKPKSRDGLGLDWPMEYKDLEPWYDKTEALVGVFGSNEGLENTPDSLNGSLQPAPKPRGFELLIQKHCKNLKIPVVPAHMAILTKPLNGRAACFYATDCGRGCSIRANFQSTTVLLPPAIETGNLDIITEAMVREVIVNDEGKATGVLYIDKQTGKEERATAKVVVLAASGCESARILLNSKSSKFPNGLANGSGKVGRYLMDTVGSDVVGQIPALENTPVHNEDGISGMHVYTPWWLYKEQLAGKLDFARGYHIELGGGRRAPGMGTYLPDGNSFGKKLKEDARRYFGSIVGFAGRGEMIPNEDSYCEIDPERKDKWGIPVLRFHWKWSDHEKKQAVHMQKTFAGIIENMGGKVLGKIETDPEKAIMGGGTIIHEVGTTCMGSDPEKSVLNQYCQAWEVPNLFVTDGGPFASNADKNPTLSIMAIAMRSCSWLAEEMRKGNI, encoded by the coding sequence ATGCCTATTATCACGCCTCGAAAGACCCTCCCTTCCTATGACGTCCTGATCGTCGGCTCCGGTGCCGCTGGCGGGATGTCCGCCTACACCCTCTGCAAGCAAGGATTGAAGGTCCTGATGCTGGAGGCCGGACGAAACTACGATCCGGAGAAAGAAACGCCGATGTTCCAGCGGAACGACCAGGCTCCGCTGCGCGGCATCGCCACGCCGGAGAAGCCCTTCGGCTTCTTCGATGCCACGGTGGGCGGCGGCTGGACCGTGCCGGATGAACCCTACCGGGTACGGCGCGAGGGCGAAGAAGGATGGCACGATGCGCGTGATTGGAATGCGAAGTCCACCAAACAGAGCTTCACCTGGTGGCGGCCTCGCATGCTCGGCGGCCGCACCAATCACTGGGGCCGCATTTCGCTGCGCATGGGCCCCTACGACTTCAAGCCGAAGTCCCGCGATGGCCTCGGCCTCGATTGGCCGATGGAATACAAGGACCTCGAGCCATGGTATGACAAGACGGAGGCTCTCGTCGGTGTCTTCGGTTCGAATGAGGGCCTCGAGAACACCCCCGACTCCCTCAATGGCTCCCTGCAACCGGCACCAAAGCCACGCGGCTTCGAGCTACTGATCCAGAAGCATTGCAAGAACCTGAAGATCCCCGTGGTGCCCGCACACATGGCGATCCTTACCAAGCCGCTCAATGGGCGCGCGGCGTGCTTCTACGCGACGGATTGCGGCCGCGGCTGCTCGATCCGTGCGAATTTCCAGAGCACCACCGTGCTCCTGCCCCCGGCGATCGAAACCGGAAATCTCGACATCATCACCGAAGCGATGGTGCGCGAGGTGATTGTGAACGATGAGGGCAAGGCCACCGGCGTGCTCTACATCGACAAGCAGACCGGCAAGGAAGAGCGAGCTACCGCAAAGGTCGTCGTTCTCGCCGCCAGCGGCTGCGAAAGCGCGCGCATCCTGCTCAATTCGAAGTCGTCGAAATTCCCGAACGGCCTCGCGAATGGCTCCGGCAAGGTCGGCCGCTATCTCATGGATACTGTCGGCAGCGACGTCGTCGGCCAGATCCCCGCGTTGGAAAACACGCCGGTTCACAATGAGGACGGCATCTCCGGCATGCACGTCTATACCCCATGGTGGCTCTACAAGGAACAGCTCGCCGGGAAGCTCGACTTCGCCCGCGGCTACCACATCGAGCTGGGCGGCGGACGCCGCGCACCCGGCATGGGCACCTACCTGCCGGATGGCAATAGCTTCGGCAAGAAGCTGAAGGAGGACGCCCGCCGTTACTTCGGCTCCATCGTCGGCTTCGCCGGCCGCGGCGAGATGATCCCGAATGAGGACAGCTACTGCGAGATCGACCCGGAGCGGAAGGACAAGTGGGGCATCCCCGTGCTACGCTTCCACTGGAAGTGGAGCGATCACGAGAAAAAGCAGGCCGTCCACATGCAGAAGACCTTCGCCGGTATCATCGAAAACATGGGCGGCAAGGTGCTCGGCAAAATCGAGACCGATCCTGAAAAGGCGATCATGGGTGGCGGCACCATCATTCATGAAGTGGGCACCACCTGTATGGGCAGTGATCCGGAGAAGTCCGTGCTGAACCAATACTGCCAGGCATGGGAAGTGCCGAATCTCTTCGTGACCGACGGCGGACCCTTCGCCAGCAATGCGGACAAGAACCCGACCCTCAGCATCATGGCCATCGCCATGCGGAGCTGCTCCTGGCTTGCCGAGGAAATGCGCAAGGGCAACATCTGA
- a CDS encoding SDR family oxidoreductase, with protein sequence MSNLTGITILVTGASSGIGQALSRMLLDRGATVLGVTRRPAQLVAGVIPLQADLTKREEIQAMFQQLGQIAALVNCAGVAYLSRIIDGNPADWEEMWRVNVFALTLCCQLSLRHFPREGGRIVNISSMSGHRVPPTGGFYSPTKFAVRAISDALRLELKAANSPVQVSCVSPGFVDTPLLELYFRGREDVLRKTKETMAMLAPEDVARAIMTILEAPPHVEIGDILMRSADQRM encoded by the coding sequence ATGAGCAACCTGACCGGAATCACCATCCTCGTCACCGGAGCGTCCAGTGGGATCGGTCAGGCCCTGTCCAGAATGTTGCTGGACCGCGGCGCGACGGTGCTCGGCGTGACCCGCCGGCCCGCGCAGCTGGTCGCCGGGGTGATCCCCCTCCAAGCGGATCTAACCAAGCGCGAGGAAATCCAGGCGATGTTCCAGCAGCTCGGCCAGATTGCCGCGCTCGTGAATTGCGCGGGCGTCGCCTATCTCTCGCGGATCATCGATGGCAATCCGGCGGATTGGGAAGAGATGTGGCGCGTCAACGTCTTCGCCCTCACGCTTTGCTGCCAGCTCTCGCTGCGCCACTTCCCGCGCGAGGGCGGCCGCATCGTGAACATCTCCTCCATGAGCGGGCATCGCGTCCCACCGACCGGCGGCTTCTATTCGCCCACCAAGTTCGCCGTGCGCGCGATCTCGGATGCCCTGCGCCTCGAACTGAAGGCTGCGAACAGCCCTGTGCAGGTCTCCTGCGTCTCGCCCGGCTTCGTCGATACCCCGCTCCTGGAACTGTACTTCCGCGGCCGCGAAGACGTGCTGCGAAAGACCAAGGAAACCATGGCCATGCTCGCGCCGGAAGACGTCGCACGCGCCATCATGACCATCCTCGAAGCGCCTCCTCACGTGGAGATCGGGGATATCCTGATGCGCAGTGCGGACCAGCGGATGTGA